From Mycobacteriales bacterium, one genomic window encodes:
- a CDS encoding ATPase, T2SS/T4P/T4SS family, with product MKQLGDILLEDGLVTQDQLAEAYDEHQRVGRALGRVLVDRGVLTESQLVAALAQQIGMRFVDLGDFPIDGAALASVPAAVCRRYNAMPIGYEDGRLVVAMSDPANVFALDDLRSITGMDVKPVVATKADVVAAINRYHRADSDLDDLTMALDQEEEHDLSELKQVVEDAPIVKFVNLLITQAINDRASDIHLEPNERDLRVRFRIDGVLHDIMRSPRNIQAGVISRLKIMADINIAERRIPQDGRLSVTAQGKKIDLRVATLPTVWGEKVVMRILDNTTAMLKLSDLGFSDANYARYSTSFTKPYGMILVTGPTGSGKSTTLYATLNIVSRPEINVITVEDPVEYRIGGINQVQTNPKAGLTFASALRSILRSDPDVVLIGEIRDHETAQIAIEAALTGHLVLSSLHTNDAPSALTRLVEMGMEPFLVGSALDSVLAQRLARRLCDKCKETYVPEPSVLESARFPWRPGEPLPTLYRPVGCSSCAKTGYRGRIALTEVMMMSEEIERMTVERATSVDVTRVAIEQGMISLRLDGMDKAVKGLTSIEEVLRVVV from the coding sequence AGAGCCAGCTGGTCGCGGCGCTCGCGCAGCAGATCGGCATGCGCTTCGTCGACCTGGGCGATTTCCCGATCGACGGTGCCGCCCTGGCTTCGGTCCCGGCCGCGGTGTGCCGTCGCTACAACGCCATGCCGATCGGGTACGAGGACGGCCGGCTGGTCGTCGCGATGTCCGATCCGGCGAACGTCTTCGCCCTCGACGATCTCCGCTCGATCACCGGCATGGACGTCAAGCCGGTTGTCGCGACGAAGGCCGACGTCGTGGCGGCCATCAACCGCTATCACCGGGCGGACTCCGACCTCGACGACCTCACGATGGCGCTGGATCAGGAGGAGGAGCACGACCTCTCCGAGCTCAAGCAGGTCGTCGAGGATGCGCCGATCGTCAAGTTCGTGAACCTGCTCATCACGCAGGCGATCAACGACCGGGCCTCCGACATCCACCTGGAGCCCAACGAGCGCGACCTCCGAGTCCGGTTCCGGATCGACGGCGTGCTGCACGACATCATGCGGTCGCCCCGCAACATCCAGGCCGGGGTGATCAGCCGGCTGAAGATCATGGCCGACATCAACATCGCTGAGCGGCGGATCCCGCAGGACGGCCGGCTTTCCGTCACCGCCCAAGGGAAGAAGATCGACCTTCGTGTCGCCACCCTGCCGACGGTGTGGGGCGAGAAGGTCGTCATGCGAATCCTGGACAACACGACGGCGATGCTCAAGCTGTCCGACCTCGGATTCAGCGACGCAAACTACGCCCGCTACTCCACGAGCTTCACCAAGCCCTACGGGATGATCCTCGTCACCGGACCGACCGGCTCCGGCAAGTCGACGACGCTGTACGCCACGCTCAACATCGTCAGCCGTCCCGAGATCAACGTCATCACCGTCGAGGACCCGGTCGAGTACCGCATCGGCGGCATCAACCAGGTGCAGACCAACCCCAAGGCGGGCCTCACGTTCGCCAGCGCGCTGCGATCGATCCTGCGGTCCGACCCTGACGTGGTCCTGATCGGGGAGATCCGTGACCATGAAACCGCCCAGATCGCGATCGAGGCGGCGCTCACCGGTCACCTCGTGCTGTCCAGCCTTCACACCAACGACGCGCCCTCGGCCCTGACCCGGCTCGTCGAGATGGGGATGGAGCCGTTCCTGGTCGGTTCGGCGCTCGACAGCGTGCTCGCTCAGCGCCTCGCTCGCCGGCTCTGCGACAAATGCAAGGAGACCTACGTCCCCGAGCCGTCGGTGCTCGAGTCGGCGAGGTTCCCCTGGCGGCCGGGGGAGCCGCTCCCGACGCTCTACCGGCCGGTCGGCTGCTCCTCATGCGCCAAGACCGGCTATCGCGGCCGGATCGCGCTCACCGAGGTCATGATGATGAGCGAGGAGATCGAGCGGATGACCGTCGAGCGCGCGACGTCGGTCGACGTGACCCGGGTCGCGATCGAGCAGGGAATGATCTCGCTCCGGCTCGACGGGATGGACAAGGCGGTCAAAGGCCTCACTTCGATCGAAGAGGTGCTGCGGGTCGTCGTATAG